A genomic segment from Burkholderia plantarii encodes:
- a CDS encoding FAD-dependent monooxygenase, with the protein MSHHPHSSRHASVRESRRAGASRDVIIAGAGPVGLLLACELRLQGCSVLVLERSDTADSPLGQLPFGLRGLSMPSLDALHRRGLLDALVARMQAGDAAGRTAAAAHWMQQPGRPAGHFAGIAFHHDNVDTARWPYHLPGPGGHGMPVTLAALDTVLTRRAAALGVEIRRAAGVEDVTAADHGVTARAGGRDFHGRWLVGCDGGRSTVRKAAGFEFAGTDAEFTGYSIEAELTDPHALRPGRHRTPAGMYTYTRPGTLAMVEFDGGACHRTTALTREHVQAVLRRVSGTGVGIVALHQATTWTDRARQATAYRRGRVLLAGDAAHIHSPLGGQGLNLGIGDAMNLGWKLAATLRGDAPDGLLDSYHAERHPAGARILDWSRAQVALMRPTPGTRALAAILGELIGTRDGATYFAERVWGVSQRDALGDAHPLVGRGMPDFALADGTTAAALLHDGRGVLLAFEADTALDALARGRAARVRHAVGEARDRLGLRALLVRPDGIVAWAADAATPSPAGDADRAARAMARWFGAPDHAGAPR; encoded by the coding sequence ATGTCTCACCATCCTCATTCATCGCGCCACGCATCCGTGCGCGAATCCCGCCGCGCCGGCGCGTCCCGCGACGTCATCATCGCCGGCGCCGGCCCGGTCGGCCTGCTGCTGGCCTGCGAGCTGCGCCTGCAAGGCTGCTCGGTCCTCGTGCTGGAGCGCAGCGACACCGCGGATTCGCCGCTCGGGCAGCTGCCGTTCGGCCTGCGCGGCCTGTCGATGCCGAGCCTCGACGCCCTGCATCGGCGCGGCCTGCTCGATGCGCTCGTCGCGCGGATGCAGGCCGGCGACGCCGCCGGCCGGACCGCGGCCGCCGCGCACTGGATGCAGCAGCCGGGCCGGCCCGCCGGCCATTTCGCCGGTATCGCGTTTCATCACGACAACGTCGATACCGCCCGCTGGCCGTATCACTTGCCCGGCCCGGGCGGACACGGCATGCCGGTCACGCTGGCCGCGCTCGACACCGTCCTGACGCGCCGCGCCGCCGCGCTCGGCGTCGAGATCCGGCGCGCGGCGGGCGTGGAGGACGTCACGGCGGCGGATCATGGCGTCACGGCGCGCGCCGGCGGCCGGGACTTCCACGGTCGCTGGCTGGTGGGCTGCGACGGCGGCCGCAGCACGGTACGCAAGGCGGCCGGCTTCGAGTTCGCCGGCACCGACGCCGAATTCACCGGCTATTCGATCGAGGCCGAGCTGACCGATCCGCACGCGCTGCGCCCCGGCCGGCATCGCACGCCGGCCGGCATGTACACCTACACGCGGCCCGGCACGCTCGCGATGGTCGAATTCGACGGCGGCGCCTGCCACCGCACCACCGCGCTCACGCGCGAGCACGTGCAGGCGGTGCTGCGGCGCGTGTCCGGCACCGGAGTCGGCATCGTGGCGCTGCATCAAGCCACGACCTGGACCGATCGCGCCCGGCAGGCCACGGCTTACCGCCGCGGGCGCGTGCTGCTGGCGGGCGACGCCGCCCATATCCACTCGCCGCTCGGCGGCCAGGGGCTCAATCTCGGGATCGGCGACGCGATGAATCTGGGCTGGAAACTGGCGGCCACGCTGCGCGGCGACGCGCCGGACGGCCTGCTCGACAGCTATCACGCGGAACGCCATCCGGCGGGCGCGCGCATCCTCGACTGGTCGCGCGCGCAAGTCGCCCTGATGCGGCCCACGCCGGGCACGCGCGCGCTGGCGGCGATCCTCGGCGAGCTGATCGGTACGCGCGACGGCGCGACCTATTTCGCCGAGCGCGTGTGGGGCGTGTCGCAGCGCGACGCGCTCGGCGACGCGCATCCGCTGGTGGGCCGCGGCATGCCCGATTTCGCGCTGGCCGACGGCACGACGGCCGCCGCGCTGCTGCACGACGGCCGAGGCGTGCTGCTGGCGTTCGAGGCCGACACCGCGCTCGACGCGCTCGCGCGTGGCCGGGCTGCGCGGGTTCGGCATGCCGTGGGCGAGGCGCGCGATCGGCTCGGCCTGCGTGCGCTGCTGGTGCGCCCGGACGGCATCGTCGCCTGGGCCGCCGATGCCGCGACGCCCTCGCCGGCCGGTGACGCGGATCGGGCGGCGCGGGCCATGGCGCGCTGGTTCGGCGCGCCCGATCATGCCGGCGCACCGCGCTGA
- a CDS encoding PLP-dependent aminotransferase family protein, with protein MEHGSEDPLYRQIYERFRRAIANGTYAPGARVPSVRNLASELQISRGTVELAYDLLIGEGYLVARGQAGTIVSPSLAPQQVRDSLQRAGTARPVARAPDAATESYPPPFQLGLPALDLFPHKLWASLVTRQARVQSRLFAYPNPAGYQPLREAISAYLHISRGLDCSPEQVFVLPGYRGVTGLLSRTLLRPLDELWLEDPCFPPSRYLFAEMGARIVPVPVDKDGLSVAKGKELAPHARFALVTPAHQSPLGVPLSLARRLELITWAQQNNAFIIEDDYDSEFRYDGRPLPALASLVATGNVLYVGTFSKALSPALRLAYLVVPKPLVARFNEACARLHDGCPVLIQGVTADFINEGYFARHLKKMRAAYSQRREMVIDSMRATFGGRMQYEDMPCGLNLIASLDDAEDDRLLAQRAKSRNLAVEPLSGRYIEAPPKKGLLLGFANVKSGEKALALARELKVAIEAD; from the coding sequence TTGGAACACGGCAGCGAAGACCCGCTGTACCGGCAGATCTACGAACGCTTTCGCCGCGCGATCGCGAACGGCACTTACGCACCCGGCGCGCGCGTGCCGTCGGTGCGCAATCTGGCGAGCGAGCTGCAGATCTCGCGCGGCACCGTCGAACTCGCCTACGACCTGCTGATCGGCGAGGGCTATCTGGTGGCGCGCGGCCAGGCCGGCACCATCGTGTCGCCCTCGCTCGCGCCGCAGCAGGTGCGCGATTCGCTGCAGCGCGCCGGCACCGCGCGCCCGGTCGCGCGCGCGCCCGACGCCGCGACGGAATCGTATCCGCCGCCGTTCCAGCTCGGCCTGCCGGCGCTCGACCTGTTCCCGCACAAGCTCTGGGCCTCGCTCGTCACGCGTCAGGCGCGCGTGCAGAGCCGGCTGTTCGCCTATCCGAACCCGGCCGGCTACCAGCCGCTGCGCGAGGCGATCTCGGCCTACCTGCACATCTCGCGCGGGCTCGACTGCTCGCCCGAGCAGGTGTTCGTGCTGCCCGGCTACCGCGGGGTGACCGGCCTGCTGTCGCGCACGCTGCTGCGCCCGCTCGACGAGCTCTGGCTCGAGGATCCATGCTTCCCGCCGAGCCGCTATCTGTTCGCCGAGATGGGCGCGCGGATCGTGCCGGTGCCGGTCGACAAGGACGGGCTCAGCGTCGCCAAGGGCAAGGAGCTTGCCCCGCATGCGCGCTTCGCGCTTGTCACGCCCGCGCATCAGAGCCCGCTCGGCGTGCCGCTGTCGCTCGCGCGGCGGCTCGAACTGATCACGTGGGCGCAGCAGAACAACGCGTTCATCATCGAGGACGACTACGACAGCGAATTCCGCTACGACGGCCGCCCGCTGCCCGCGCTCGCCAGCCTCGTCGCGACCGGCAACGTGCTCTACGTGGGCACCTTCAGCAAGGCGCTGAGCCCCGCGCTGCGGCTCGCGTACCTGGTCGTGCCCAAGCCGCTCGTGGCGCGCTTCAACGAGGCCTGCGCGCGCCTGCACGACGGCTGCCCGGTGCTGATCCAGGGCGTGACCGCCGATTTCATCAACGAAGGCTATTTCGCGCGGCACCTGAAGAAGATGCGGGCCGCCTACTCGCAGCGGCGCGAGATGGTGATCGACAGCATGCGCGCGACGTTCGGCGGCCGCATGCAGTACGAGGACATGCCGTGCGGCCTGAACCTGATCGCGAGCCTCGACGACGCCGAGGACGACCGCCTGCTCGCCCAGCGCGCCAAGAGCCGCAACCTCGCGGTGGAGCCGCTTTCGGGGCGCTATATCGAGGCGCCGCCGAAGAAGGGGCTGCTGCTCGGCTTCGCGAACGTGAAGTCGGGGGAGAAGGCGCTCGCGCTCGCGCGCGAGCTGAAGGTGGCGATCGAGGCGGACTGA
- a CDS encoding carboxymuconolactone decarboxylase family protein: protein MNGLRLEYWNLSPRLLQGLRDVRDGLEHSTLGLPLIELVYLRIAQINGCSFCLNKHTRSLRERNETDRRLAELAGWRVSSQFTAREKAALEWTESLTHVAATHADDASYRPLEGHFSAVEISDLTFAIALMNAMTRLAVGMRHD, encoded by the coding sequence ATGAACGGTTTGCGCCTCGAATACTGGAATCTGTCGCCGCGGCTGCTGCAGGGCCTGCGCGACGTCAGGGACGGCCTCGAGCACAGCACGCTCGGGCTGCCGCTGATCGAGCTCGTCTACCTGCGCATCGCGCAGATCAACGGCTGCTCGTTCTGCCTGAACAAGCACACCAGGAGCCTGCGCGAGCGCAACGAGACCGACCGCCGGCTGGCCGAGCTGGCCGGCTGGCGCGTCAGCTCGCAGTTCACGGCGCGCGAGAAGGCCGCGCTCGAATGGACGGAGTCGCTCACGCACGTGGCCGCGACGCATGCCGACGACGCGTCGTACCGGCCGCTCGAAGGCCACTTCAGCGCGGTCGAGATCTCGGACCTGACGTTCGCGATCGCGCTGATGAACGCCATGACGCGGCTCGCGGTCGGCATGCGTCACGACTGA
- a CDS encoding class I adenylate-forming enzyme family protein: MEVQAKKEVWARLFDDKALGAGNFLIKAHQAYPDRDEVFLFLEKPYVSPSGQAHSSFSLDTLHTVVAELAAWYAHHDVQQGAYVCVYLGDGIASFLHFLALNSLGAVPVLVNGNLRVDIAVAYAQINRFTVFAYDRETAARWQLPAPLAGVKALDAGFAEGVAAALAPLPAGQWPVERRGDDTIMICHSSGTTGIPKAVLFGHDQFFAGKRERLQGFVERDDDRLATAMPTTHAAGISYLMTGTLLQLPTLSLNTQLGGAVAEAIVGFRATIVTAFSQTYASLAEQKLPDAFLGTVQRFYNTGDTAHESHIRELLRIAPDARFTDMFGASELGMSQFYKVSRASDVTTIRTVGSPAPYAHCVILSPDGRELADGEPGYFGVRSPTVTPGYHGQPHLTALTRLNGYWLTGDVGLRKTNGEFVHLDRIVDVVDTTLGAPGYTLLLEEHLLRLDQVFDVSVTGVSRGPVREEAVLVLVRLAAGATLDVEQLLHHTLACHPFQGKPALPDYTLCVGVIAPDFALPVGSTGKVLKRVVRDGFWSWQRDFDGGDRSRFAELRWNHQADLSALPREAERSLLEHVFAA, from the coding sequence ATGGAAGTCCAGGCGAAAAAGGAAGTGTGGGCCAGGCTGTTCGACGACAAGGCGCTCGGCGCCGGCAATTTCCTCATCAAGGCGCATCAGGCCTATCCGGACCGGGACGAGGTATTCCTGTTTCTGGAAAAGCCCTATGTTTCGCCGTCCGGCCAGGCGCATTCGTCCTTTTCGCTCGACACGCTGCATACCGTGGTGGCCGAGCTGGCCGCCTGGTACGCGCATCATGACGTGCAGCAGGGCGCCTACGTATGCGTCTACCTCGGCGACGGCATCGCCTCGTTCCTGCACTTCCTCGCGCTCAACAGCCTCGGCGCGGTGCCGGTGCTGGTGAACGGCAACCTGCGCGTCGACATCGCCGTCGCCTATGCGCAGATCAACCGTTTCACGGTGTTCGCCTACGACCGCGAGACGGCCGCGCGCTGGCAGCTGCCGGCGCCGCTGGCCGGCGTGAAGGCGCTCGACGCCGGCTTCGCCGAAGGCGTGGCCGCCGCGCTGGCGCCGCTGCCGGCCGGCCAGTGGCCGGTCGAACGCCGCGGCGACGACACCATCATGATCTGCCACAGCTCGGGCACCACCGGGATTCCGAAGGCGGTGCTGTTCGGTCACGACCAGTTCTTCGCCGGCAAGCGCGAACGCCTGCAGGGCTTCGTCGAGCGCGACGACGACCGCCTCGCCACCGCGATGCCGACCACCCATGCCGCGGGCATCAGTTATCTGATGACGGGCACGCTGCTGCAACTGCCCACGCTGTCGCTGAACACGCAGCTGGGCGGTGCGGTGGCGGAGGCGATCGTCGGGTTCCGCGCCACCATCGTCACGGCGTTCTCGCAGACCTACGCGTCGCTGGCCGAACAGAAGCTGCCGGACGCGTTCCTCGGCACCGTGCAGCGCTTCTACAACACCGGCGACACGGCGCACGAATCGCATATCCGCGAGTTGCTGCGCATCGCGCCGGACGCGCGCTTCACCGACATGTTCGGCGCGTCCGAACTCGGCATGTCGCAGTTCTACAAGGTGTCGCGCGCCAGCGACGTGACCACCATCCGCACCGTCGGCTCGCCCGCGCCGTATGCGCACTGCGTGATCCTCTCGCCGGACGGCCGCGAGCTGGCCGACGGCGAGCCCGGCTACTTCGGCGTGCGCTCGCCCACCGTCACGCCCGGCTACCACGGCCAGCCGCACCTGACCGCGCTGACGCGCCTGAACGGCTACTGGCTCACGGGCGACGTGGGCCTGCGCAAGACCAACGGCGAGTTCGTCCACCTCGACCGCATCGTCGACGTGGTCGACACCACGCTCGGCGCGCCCGGCTACACGCTGCTGCTGGAGGAACACCTGCTGCGGCTCGACCAGGTGTTCGACGTGTCGGTGACGGGCGTCTCGCGCGGCCCGGTGCGCGAGGAGGCGGTGCTGGTGCTGGTGCGGCTCGCGGCCGGCGCGACGCTCGACGTCGAGCAGCTGCTGCATCACACGCTGGCCTGCCATCCGTTCCAGGGCAAGCCGGCGCTGCCCGACTACACGCTCTGCGTCGGCGTGATCGCGCCGGACTTCGCGCTGCCGGTCGGTTCGACCGGCAAGGTGCTCAAGCGCGTCGTGCGCGACGGCTTCTGGTCGTGGCAGCGCGATTTCGACGGCGGCGACCGCAGCCGCTTCGCCGAGCTGCGCTGGAACCACCAGGCCGACCTGTCCGCGCTGCCGCGCGAGGCCGAGCGCAGCCTGCTCGAACACGTGTTCGCGGCGTAA
- the paaA gene encoding 1,2-phenylacetyl-CoA epoxidase subunit PaaA, whose translation MDILDTEQVDEAAFQQRIDDGRKIEPQDGMPAAYRRTLMRQMAQHAHSEYVGMLPEGGWISRAPTLHRKCILLAKVQDEAGHAQYLYSAMETLGISRAEAYQQLLDGRAKYLNIFNYPALTWADVGMIGWLTDGAAIVNQVPLSRCSYGPYARAMVRICQEESFHHRQGFDLVMKLAQGTAAQRQMAQDALNRWWWPTLMVFGPPDADSPHSARSMKWGIKLYSNDVLRQKFIDQTVPQVHYLGLEVPDSQLRFNADTGHYETGPIDWDEFERVINGGGLCNRARIEARNKAWDDGAWVREAAAAYAARQEITEAAHG comes from the coding sequence ATGGACATCCTCGACACCGAACAGGTTGACGAAGCCGCGTTCCAGCAGCGCATCGACGACGGCCGCAAGATCGAGCCGCAGGACGGCATGCCGGCCGCCTACCGCCGCACGCTGATGCGCCAGATGGCGCAGCACGCGCACTCGGAATACGTCGGCATGCTGCCCGAGGGCGGCTGGATCTCGCGCGCGCCCACGCTGCACCGCAAGTGCATCCTGCTCGCCAAGGTGCAGGACGAGGCGGGCCACGCGCAGTACCTCTACAGCGCGATGGAGACGCTCGGCATCTCGCGCGCGGAGGCCTACCAGCAACTGCTCGACGGTCGCGCGAAGTACCTGAACATCTTCAACTATCCGGCGCTGACCTGGGCCGACGTCGGCATGATCGGCTGGCTCACCGACGGCGCCGCGATCGTCAACCAGGTGCCGCTGTCGCGCTGCTCCTACGGGCCGTATGCGCGCGCGATGGTGCGGATCTGCCAGGAGGAGAGCTTTCACCACCGGCAGGGCTTCGACCTGGTGATGAAGCTCGCGCAGGGCACGGCGGCGCAGCGCCAGATGGCGCAGGACGCGCTCAATCGCTGGTGGTGGCCGACGCTGATGGTGTTCGGCCCGCCCGACGCGGATTCACCGCACTCCGCACGCTCGATGAAGTGGGGCATCAAGCTCTATTCCAACGACGTGCTGCGCCAGAAGTTCATCGACCAGACCGTGCCGCAGGTGCATTACCTCGGCCTCGAGGTGCCGGACAGCCAGCTGCGCTTCAACGCCGACACCGGCCACTACGAGACCGGGCCGATCGACTGGGACGAGTTCGAGCGCGTGATCAACGGCGGCGGACTCTGCAACCGCGCCCGCATCGAGGCGCGCAACAAGGCCTGGGACGACGGCGCCTGGGTGCGCGAGGCGGCCGCCGCCTATGCGGCCCGCCAGGAGATCACGGAGGCCGCTCATGGCTGA
- the paaB gene encoding 1,2-phenylacetyl-CoA epoxidase subunit PaaB, with protein sequence MADWKLWEVFARSQNGVAHRHVGSVQATDAEMALQHARDVYTRRGEGVSLWLVASEHLVTSDPGDKAAWFASSQDKAYRHATFFQVPEGVQNL encoded by the coding sequence ATGGCTGACTGGAAACTCTGGGAAGTGTTCGCGCGCAGCCAGAACGGCGTGGCGCACCGCCACGTGGGCAGCGTGCAGGCCACCGACGCCGAGATGGCGCTGCAGCACGCGCGTGACGTCTACACGCGCCGCGGCGAGGGCGTGAGCCTGTGGCTGGTGGCCTCCGAGCATCTCGTGACGAGCGACCCGGGCGACAAGGCCGCGTGGTTCGCTTCGTCCCAGGACAAGGCGTACCGTCACGCCACGTTCTTTCAGGTACCGGAAGGAGTGCAGAACCTGTGA
- the paaC gene encoding 1,2-phenylacetyl-CoA epoxidase subunit PaaC, which yields MKTHNGFDMGLADYVLRLGDNCLILSQRLCAWCGHGPTLEEDLALSNVALDYLGQARLWLDYAGSLHPVARGEDELAFLREAGEFRNVLLVEQPNQDFADLQMRLFLFDSWYALVLAALAHSRDAQIAAIAAKSAKENAYHLRRSSHWIVRLAGGTELSRAKLLRALDGCWEYTGELFEMDELDRAMLERGIGCNLADLHVKWQSYVKDVFDEAGIALPTGALRTQSGKRGEHSEHLVWLLMEMQYLQRAHPGAQW from the coding sequence GTGAAGACCCACAACGGATTCGACATGGGGCTGGCCGACTACGTGCTGCGCCTCGGCGACAACTGCCTGATCCTGTCGCAGCGCCTGTGCGCGTGGTGCGGCCACGGCCCGACGCTGGAAGAAGACCTCGCGCTGTCCAACGTCGCGCTCGACTATCTGGGCCAGGCGCGGCTCTGGCTCGACTACGCCGGCAGCCTGCACCCGGTGGCGCGCGGCGAGGACGAACTGGCGTTCCTGCGCGAGGCCGGCGAGTTCCGCAACGTGCTGCTGGTGGAGCAGCCGAACCAGGACTTCGCCGACCTGCAGATGCGGCTGTTCCTGTTCGACAGCTGGTACGCGCTGGTGCTGGCCGCGCTCGCCCATTCGCGGGACGCGCAGATCGCGGCGATCGCGGCCAAGTCGGCCAAGGAGAACGCCTATCACCTGCGGCGCAGCAGCCACTGGATCGTGCGCCTGGCGGGCGGCACCGAGCTGAGCCGCGCGAAACTGCTGCGCGCGCTCGACGGCTGCTGGGAGTACACCGGCGAGCTGTTCGAGATGGACGAGCTCGATCGCGCGATGCTGGAGCGCGGCATCGGCTGCAATCTCGCCGATCTGCACGTCAAGTGGCAGTCCTACGTGAAGGACGTGTTCGACGAGGCCGGCATCGCGCTGCCCACCGGCGCGTTGCGCACGCAGTCGGGCAAGCGCGGCGAGCACTCCGAGCATCTGGTCTGGCTGCTGATGGAGATGCAGTACCTGCAGCGCGCGCATCCGGGGGCGCAATGGTGA
- the paaD gene encoding 1,2-phenylacetyl-CoA epoxidase subunit PaaD — MVSALHEGEVRPDIERIWEWIARVPDPEMPFISVVDLGIVREVGWLAGALRVVVTPTYSGCPAKLPIEEAIRCALNDHGIDHVTIENRLAPPWTTEWISPAGKAKLAAAGIAPPLPVGESWQPLRFVPPAPPCPHCGSCATRMTSEFGGTLCKSMHVCDDCLNPFEHFKCI; from the coding sequence ATGGTGAGCGCGCTCCACGAGGGCGAGGTGCGCCCCGACATCGAGCGCATCTGGGAATGGATCGCGCGCGTGCCGGACCCGGAGATGCCGTTCATCTCGGTGGTCGATCTCGGCATCGTGCGCGAGGTGGGCTGGCTGGCCGGCGCGCTGCGCGTGGTGGTGACGCCCACCTACAGCGGCTGCCCGGCGAAGCTGCCGATCGAGGAGGCGATCCGTTGCGCGCTCAACGATCACGGCATCGACCACGTGACGATCGAGAACCGCCTCGCGCCGCCCTGGACCACCGAATGGATCAGCCCGGCCGGCAAGGCCAAGCTCGCCGCGGCCGGCATCGCGCCGCCGCTGCCGGTGGGCGAGAGCTGGCAGCCGCTGCGCTTCGTGCCGCCCGCGCCGCCGTGCCCGCACTGCGGTTCGTGCGCGACGCGCATGACGAGCGAGTTCGGCGGCACGCTCTGCAAGTCGATGCATGTCTGTGACGATTGTTTGAATCCGTTCGAGCACTTCAAGTGCATCTGA
- a CDS encoding 2Fe-2S iron-sulfur cluster-binding protein, giving the protein MSQFFPLTIAAVYPETRDATVLEFDVPDTLASRFAHRQGQHLTLRATIGGQDVRRAYSLCNAVGAPLRVAIKKVEGGVFSGWAQTNLRAGQQIDVMPPSGNFHVPLEAGRARHYAGFASGSGITPMLSILKTTLQEEPASRFTLVYGNRNVGSAMFREELADLKDRHASRLSLIYVFSGEAQEVELCNGRLTHERVQGLLRSWLPVASIDHAFVCGPTGMMDDVCRALEDGGLAKSRIKREYFQPAGAPAAVAHRAAGAADAGRRMTLIVDGATRQVAWTGTAATILDEALAAGIDLRYSCKGGVCATCRCRVIEGAVEMDAQYALDDDELAQGYVLGCRARPSTPNLVLEFD; this is encoded by the coding sequence ATGTCGCAGTTCTTTCCGCTGACGATCGCGGCCGTGTATCCCGAGACGCGCGACGCCACGGTGCTCGAGTTCGACGTGCCGGACACGCTGGCCTCGCGCTTCGCGCACCGCCAGGGCCAGCACCTGACGCTGCGCGCGACGATCGGCGGCCAGGACGTGCGCCGCGCCTATTCGCTCTGCAACGCGGTGGGCGCGCCGCTGCGGGTGGCCATCAAGAAGGTGGAGGGCGGGGTGTTCTCGGGCTGGGCGCAGACCAACCTGCGCGCCGGCCAGCAGATCGACGTGATGCCGCCGTCGGGCAATTTCCACGTGCCGCTCGAGGCCGGCCGCGCGCGCCATTACGCGGGCTTCGCGAGCGGCAGCGGCATCACGCCGATGCTGTCGATCCTCAAGACCACGCTGCAGGAGGAGCCGGCCAGCCGCTTCACGCTGGTCTACGGCAACCGCAACGTCGGCTCGGCGATGTTCCGCGAGGAACTGGCGGACCTGAAGGACCGCCATGCGTCGCGGCTGTCGCTGATCTACGTGTTCAGCGGCGAGGCGCAGGAAGTCGAGCTGTGCAACGGGCGCCTCACGCACGAGCGCGTGCAGGGCCTGCTGCGCAGCTGGCTGCCGGTCGCCTCGATCGACCACGCGTTCGTCTGCGGCCCGACCGGGATGATGGACGACGTGTGCCGCGCGCTGGAGGACGGCGGGCTCGCGAAGTCGCGCATCAAGCGCGAGTACTTCCAGCCCGCCGGCGCGCCGGCCGCCGTCGCGCACCGGGCGGCGGGCGCGGCCGATGCCGGCAGGCGCATGACGCTGATCGTGGACGGCGCCACGCGCCAGGTGGCGTGGACCGGCACGGCCGCCACCATCCTCGACGAGGCGCTCGCCGCCGGCATCGACCTGCGCTACTCGTGCAAGGGCGGCGTGTGCGCCACCTGCCGCTGCCGCGTGATCGAGGGCGCGGTGGAGATGGATGCGCAATACGCGCTCGACGACGACGAACTGGCCCAGGGCTACGTGCTCGGCTGCCGCGCGCGCCCGAGTACGCCGAACCTCGTGCTCGAGTTCGACTGA
- a CDS encoding MFS transporter, with amino-acid sequence MESSKTLSRTEKWLFCLATGFSVAAVVYQQSMTEAIAAGFQVPAGSLSRLSVATQLGYGLGLVLGLPLGDLIAPRRLVPGVVGALGLVVIAESAAPSLDVLTVLCLLAGLLSIGGQLLIAYCAKAFAPEQRNRVVGGMMSALFGGLLCARVLSGWGAEHIGWRHVYLLAGGLTLLWAVGLARVLGPVSMGSPPRYGQMLRRQLGLWRGYPELRRLALVAACFFAASNGIWANVISLAHATLNWSAGQTGLLACTSIVALRAPQLARRLQQHLHWTGVIALFGAVLAAVSLAGFAIGTHVLMIVVFFIGCDLCIRSVHVISQGRVLGLDPAAASRLSSLFMTVFFTGAALGSWLGGIVARHYGWPGMFLFPLLCAGTGVALLRLRSGEVRFSPA; translated from the coding sequence ATGGAATCCAGCAAAACCCTGTCGCGAACCGAGAAGTGGCTGTTCTGCCTCGCCACCGGCTTCTCGGTGGCCGCGGTGGTCTACCAGCAATCGATGACGGAGGCGATCGCCGCCGGCTTCCAGGTGCCGGCCGGCTCGCTGTCGCGGCTGTCGGTGGCCACCCAGCTCGGCTACGGCCTCGGCCTCGTGCTCGGCCTGCCGCTCGGTGACCTGATCGCGCCGCGGCGCCTCGTGCCCGGCGTGGTCGGCGCGCTCGGCCTGGTGGTGATCGCCGAATCGGCGGCGCCCTCGCTCGACGTGCTGACCGTGCTGTGCCTGCTTGCCGGCCTGCTGTCGATCGGCGGCCAGCTGCTGATCGCCTATTGCGCGAAGGCGTTCGCGCCCGAGCAGCGCAACCGCGTGGTGGGCGGCATGATGTCCGCGCTGTTCGGCGGTCTGCTCTGCGCGCGCGTGCTGTCGGGCTGGGGCGCCGAGCACATCGGCTGGCGCCACGTCTATCTGCTGGCGGGCGGCCTCACGCTGCTGTGGGCGGTGGGCCTCGCGCGCGTGCTCGGCCCGGTGTCGATGGGCTCGCCGCCGCGCTACGGCCAGATGCTGCGCCGCCAGCTCGGGCTGTGGCGCGGCTACCCCGAGCTGCGCCGGCTCGCGCTGGTGGCCGCCTGCTTCTTCGCCGCCTCCAACGGCATCTGGGCCAACGTGATCTCGCTCGCGCACGCCACGCTGAACTGGAGCGCGGGGCAGACCGGGCTGCTGGCCTGTACCTCGATCGTCGCGCTGCGCGCGCCGCAGCTCGCGCGCCGGCTGCAGCAGCACCTGCACTGGACCGGCGTGATCGCGCTGTTCGGCGCGGTGCTCGCCGCCGTGTCGCTGGCAGGCTTCGCGATCGGCACGCACGTGCTGATGATCGTCGTCTTCTTCATCGGCTGCGACCTCTGCATCCGCTCGGTCCACGTGATCTCGCAGGGCCGCGTGCTCGGTCTCGATCCCGCCGCGGCCTCGCGCCTGAGCAGCCTGTTCATGACCGTCTTCTTCACCGGCGCCGCGCTCGGCTCGTGGCTGGGCGGCATCGTCGCGCGCCACTACGGCTGGCCGGGCATGTTCCTGTTCCCGCTGCTGTGCGCCGGCACGGGCGTCGCGCTGCTGCGGCTGCGCAGCGGCGAGGTGAGGTTCAGTCCGGCCTGA